The Phycisphaeraceae bacterium genome has a window encoding:
- a CDS encoding MmgE/PrpD family protein yields MTTLASASAVTLPRDSNQALGIGRFAVDFMGTGGTAQLGEPDPAVFERTTMFFTDSVLCGLSAIALGANSPTLLRAEAMEYPKKNGVPVFGSTATVAPEKAIVANGAAVREWDSNGTNFGYNPALGHTAGEFGHNDFYAVPVAAAQLAGRDGAFALRGMVLLDEIRGRLAEVFSLKSYKIDHVVHGAIASAATYGAMLGATPEQIESAVGMFIAHHIPWRAIRAGKQLSDSKGASAAISTEAAVLCMMRSMRGFIGPKDIFRNPEAIFRFFEPTTQGKERWKETGPSPFDLVLSHSGDDFAVMGMHFKLGLYEHQSAGALQGIIDLVAKHPELLADPTGGAIAEIRILAYEPAFGIIGNPAKMDPHTRQSADHSMAYIVATLLRKALQWRAKRGALPAGGGAHDAVWKALMLLPEDYMEDETAIFHPLTRALMKKIRFEHGGPEYDARYPDGIPTSLVITGTNGSKYDSGLVMYPAGHARNTTADLHDILAAKFDRLGRLALDDPKPVIDRLNAIGSLSAQELASLYDFRIVHRGGFEVR; encoded by the coding sequence ATGACGACACTGGCATCAGCGTCCGCCGTCACGCTCCCCCGCGACTCCAACCAGGCACTCGGCATCGGCCGCTTCGCCGTGGACTTCATGGGTACGGGCGGAACCGCTCAACTCGGTGAACCAGACCCGGCGGTCTTCGAGCGCACCACGATGTTCTTCACCGACAGCGTGCTGTGCGGCCTCTCGGCCATTGCATTGGGCGCCAACTCCCCCACCCTGCTGCGGGCCGAGGCGATGGAGTATCCGAAGAAGAACGGCGTGCCCGTGTTCGGCTCCACCGCGACCGTGGCGCCGGAAAAGGCCATCGTCGCCAACGGCGCCGCGGTGCGGGAGTGGGACAGCAACGGCACCAACTTCGGCTACAACCCGGCGCTTGGGCACACCGCGGGCGAGTTCGGCCACAACGACTTCTACGCCGTGCCCGTGGCGGCGGCACAACTGGCCGGGCGGGATGGCGCCTTCGCCCTGCGCGGCATGGTGCTGCTGGATGAAATCCGAGGGCGTCTGGCCGAGGTCTTCTCGCTCAAGTCGTACAAGATCGACCACGTGGTGCATGGGGCCATCGCCTCCGCCGCCACCTACGGAGCCATGCTGGGGGCGACGCCCGAACAGATCGAAAGCGCCGTCGGCATGTTCATCGCCCACCACATTCCGTGGCGGGCCATCCGGGCCGGCAAGCAGTTGAGTGATTCCAAGGGCGCCAGCGCGGCGATCTCCACCGAGGCGGCGGTGTTGTGCATGATGCGATCGATGCGCGGGTTCATCGGCCCCAAGGACATCTTCCGCAACCCCGAGGCGATCTTCCGCTTCTTCGAACCCACCACGCAGGGCAAGGAGCGATGGAAAGAGACCGGCCCTTCGCCCTTCGACCTGGTGCTCAGCCACTCGGGCGACGACTTCGCGGTGATGGGCATGCACTTCAAACTGGGGTTGTACGAACACCAGTCGGCGGGCGCGCTGCAGGGCATCATCGATCTCGTGGCGAAGCACCCGGAACTGCTCGCCGACCCGACGGGCGGCGCCATCGCGGAGATCCGCATCCTCGCCTACGAGCCCGCCTTCGGCATCATCGGCAACCCCGCCAAGATGGACCCGCACACGCGGCAGAGCGCGGACCACTCGATGGCCTACATCGTCGCCACGCTGCTGCGCAAGGCGCTCCAGTGGCGGGCGAAGCGTGGGGCGCTGCCGGCGGGCGGCGGCGCGCATGACGCGGTGTGGAAAGCCCTCATGCTCCTGCCCGAGGATTACATGGAGGATGAAACCGCCATCTTCCACCCGCTCACCCGAGCGCTCATGAAGAAGATCCGCTTCGAGCACGGCGGACCAGAGTACGACGCCAGGTACCCCGACGGCATCCCCACATCACTCGTCATCACCGGTACGAACGGCTCGAAGTACGACTCCGGCCTGGTGATGTACCCCGCCGGTCACGCCCGCAACACCACGGCCGACCTGCATGACATTCTCGCCGCCAAGTTCGACCGGCTGGGACGCCTGGCGCTGGACGACCCGAAGCCGGTCATCGACCGGCTCAACGCGATCGGATCGCTGTCGGCGCAGGAACTGGCGTCGCTGTACGACTTCCGCATCGTGCATCGGGGCGGGTTTGAGGTGAGGTAG
- a CDS encoding methyltransferase domain-containing protein yields the protein MSSTQPFYVHGTSSAEQSRLSDLNTLINDACLHELALRGDERIIDFGCGLMQLSRAMARAVRGRGRGVVVGIERDDAQRAEGLRQAEAAGERDLVDLRAGDATDPPLASEEWGTFDLAHARFLLEHVSQPLAIVRQMVRAVRPGGRIVLLDDDHATLRLAPECPGFNALWRAYIETYLKAGNDPFVGRNLVPLLHRAGARPVRNTFLFFGSCAGSPTWPLITGNMLRILDGAREAIIALGGLSEQVLDRLLAGFREWCARPDAAAWYAINWAEGRRPEEPQPRSSTAVSPPVGCST from the coding sequence ATGTCCAGCACGCAGCCCTTCTACGTCCATGGCACGTCGTCCGCCGAGCAGTCGCGCCTTTCCGATCTCAACACGCTCATCAACGACGCCTGCCTGCACGAACTGGCCCTGCGCGGCGACGAACGGATCATCGACTTCGGTTGCGGGCTGATGCAGCTGTCGCGGGCGATGGCGCGGGCCGTCCGGGGGCGCGGTCGCGGCGTCGTCGTCGGCATCGAGCGTGACGACGCTCAGCGGGCCGAGGGCCTGCGGCAGGCGGAAGCGGCGGGGGAGCGCGATCTGGTGGATCTGCGCGCTGGCGATGCGACCGATCCGCCGCTTGCGTCCGAAGAGTGGGGGACATTCGACCTGGCTCACGCGCGGTTTCTGCTGGAGCATGTGTCCCAGCCGCTGGCGATCGTGCGTCAGATGGTGCGGGCCGTCAGGCCGGGCGGCCGAATCGTGCTGCTGGATGACGACCATGCCACACTGCGGCTGGCGCCGGAGTGCCCGGGGTTCAACGCGCTCTGGAGGGCGTACATCGAGACGTACCTGAAGGCGGGCAATGATCCATTTGTGGGCCGGAATCTCGTGCCGCTGCTGCATCGCGCGGGGGCCAGGCCGGTGCGCAACACGTTCCTGTTCTTCGGCAGTTGCGCCGGCAGCCCAACCTGGCCGCTCATCACGGGCAACATGCTGCGGATTCTGGATGGGGCGCGGGAAGCGATCATCGCGCTGGGTGGTCTTTCGGAGCAGGTTCTGGATCGCTTGCTCGCGGGTTTCCGCGAGTGGTGCGCCCGGCCCGACGCGGCGGCGTGGTACGCCATCAACTGGGCGGAGGGGCGACGGCCGGAGGAACCGCAACCGCGCTCTTCCACGGCGGTTTCGCCGCCGGTAGGATGCTCGACCTGA
- a CDS encoding 30S ribosomal protein S20, whose translation MPNSVSAKKRVRQNARRRARNRWRERVIKDQVKSFLGAVQAKDVAKAEDEFRKTVAVLDKIASTGTIHKNTASRRKSRLARRLNELRKTPA comes from the coding sequence GTGCCCAACTCCGTATCGGCCAAGAAGCGCGTGCGCCAGAACGCCCGTCGTCGTGCTCGCAACCGGTGGCGTGAGCGGGTGATCAAGGACCAGGTGAAGTCGTTCCTCGGCGCGGTGCAGGCCAAGGATGTCGCCAAGGCGGAGGACGAGTTCCGCAAGACCGTCGCCGTGCTGGACAAGATTGCCTCCACCGGCACGATCCACAAGAACACCGCGTCCCGCCGCAAGAGCCGTCTGGCCCGCCGGCTCAACGAACTGCGCAAGACGCCGGCCTGA
- a CDS encoding tetratricopeptide repeat protein has protein sequence MGQSFARWTPERRIENLTSSRFDHAPSRRRYEMVERDGAMFLRRWQIAPDGEPINEIEIRADWIIGSGHHARSYAHQTAAGDLFELPLTWYSQERTWGMSPGFDSVRNPDLLRRIGRDCMACHNTYPDAPVGSDQYGRPHVFPREMREGIGCQRCHGPGARHAEIAARPGAARDEIIQSIVNPTRLPSQRRDDVCLQCHLQPSTAFTTLLRRFGRGEYQFTPGDDLAEHLVPIDYGDAAENAARFEINHHAYRMHQSACYTQSNGGLTCLSCHDPHRKVPIESRREFHRDKCLTCHERADCDVSPSGAPAHLTMDDCVACHMPARRPTDVVHAVMTDHRIAVYPDVETFLAPLVERGPLRDVAARLYWPERMKEDPHAGLYPLIAEVSGGGRASSLDDLKREAARIRPPFAEPWSRLGDALSNAGRLDEAIAAYREALAIDADDGMALSGLGSVLATLGRLEEARPIIERTLQVTPTSAADHLNRGLLALAEGRDEEALRWFDRSAALDPLYAAAHAQAGTVLLLRMGRPGEAASRFRQALAINPDLPFYGPWGMALRQSGDWSGAIRAWRHGRVMTPDDNGLTIALATARTFAPDAAHRNHAEGLDLALQARRLAPGDGETALTLAAASTMNDLHAEAIGYAEEAARLGADPVSCRLVMALGLAGSGRQPAARSLLASISSQQLTATPGDFIRVRLLELIVERGLSQSGR, from the coding sequence ATGGGACAGTCCTTCGCCCGATGGACGCCGGAGCGACGCATCGAGAACCTGACGTCATCGCGTTTCGATCACGCGCCGTCGCGCCGACGCTACGAGATGGTTGAGCGCGACGGAGCGATGTTCCTGCGGCGTTGGCAGATCGCGCCGGATGGCGAGCCGATCAACGAGATCGAGATACGGGCCGACTGGATCATCGGATCGGGCCATCATGCCCGAAGCTACGCGCATCAGACGGCGGCGGGCGATCTTTTTGAACTGCCCCTGACGTGGTACAGCCAGGAACGGACCTGGGGCATGTCGCCGGGCTTCGACTCGGTCCGCAACCCGGACCTGCTGCGCCGCATCGGGCGCGACTGCATGGCGTGCCACAACACGTACCCGGATGCACCGGTGGGCAGCGACCAGTACGGCCGTCCGCACGTCTTTCCGCGCGAGATGCGCGAGGGCATCGGCTGCCAGCGGTGTCACGGGCCGGGGGCGCGTCACGCCGAGATCGCCGCCCGCCCCGGCGCGGCGCGCGACGAGATCATTCAGTCGATCGTGAACCCGACGCGCCTGCCGTCTCAGCGGCGCGACGACGTGTGCCTGCAGTGCCACCTGCAACCCTCGACCGCGTTCACCACGCTGCTGCGCCGGTTCGGGAGGGGCGAGTACCAGTTCACGCCCGGCGACGACCTGGCCGAGCACCTCGTTCCCATCGACTACGGCGACGCGGCGGAGAACGCCGCCCGCTTCGAGATCAACCACCACGCCTACCGCATGCACCAGAGCGCGTGCTACACGCAAAGCAATGGCGGGCTCACGTGCCTTTCCTGTCACGATCCGCACCGGAAGGTTCCGATCGAGTCCCGTCGCGAGTTCCATCGTGACAAGTGCCTCACCTGCCATGAACGGGCCGACTGCGATGTGTCGCCTTCGGGGGCGCCGGCGCATCTGACGATGGATGACTGCGTCGCCTGCCACATGCCGGCGCGTCGTCCGACCGACGTGGTGCACGCGGTGATGACCGATCATCGCATCGCGGTGTACCCGGACGTGGAGACGTTTCTCGCTCCGCTCGTCGAGCGCGGCCCGCTGCGCGACGTGGCGGCGCGGCTCTACTGGCCCGAGCGGATGAAGGAAGACCCGCACGCGGGCCTCTACCCGCTCATCGCCGAGGTGAGCGGAGGGGGGCGGGCGAGTTCGCTGGATGACTTGAAGCGCGAAGCGGCGCGCATCCGGCCGCCCTTCGCCGAACCGTGGTCGCGCCTGGGCGACGCCCTGAGCAACGCGGGGCGACTGGACGAAGCCATCGCCGCCTACCGCGAGGCCCTGGCGATCGACGCGGATGACGGCATGGCGCTGAGCGGCCTGGGCTCCGTGCTCGCCACGCTGGGGCGCTTGGAAGAGGCCAGACCGATCATCGAACGGACGCTTCAGGTCACGCCGACCTCGGCCGCTGACCACCTCAATCGCGGGCTTCTGGCGCTGGCGGAGGGTCGGGATGAGGAGGCGTTGCGGTGGTTCGACCGCTCGGCGGCGCTCGATCCGCTGTACGCCGCGGCCCACGCGCAGGCGGGAACGGTGCTGCTGCTGCGGATGGGTCGTCCCGGCGAGGCGGCGTCCCGGTTCAGGCAGGCGCTGGCGATCAACCCGGACCTGCCCTTCTACGGCCCGTGGGGCATGGCGCTGCGACAGTCGGGCGACTGGTCCGGCGCTATTCGCGCCTGGCGTCATGGTCGCGTGATGACGCCGGACGACAACGGTCTGACCATCGCGCTGGCGACGGCGCGCACGTTCGCGCCGGATGCGGCGCATCGCAACCACGCCGAGGGACTGGACCTGGCGCTTCAGGCCCGTCGCCTGGCGCCGGGCGACGGAGAAACGGCTCTGACCTTGGCCGCCGCCAGCACGATGAACGACCTGCATGCCGAGGCGATTGGCTACGCCGAGGAAGCGGCGCGGCTGGGCGCCGATCCCGTCAGTTGCCGTCTGGTCATGGCGCTGGGGCTGGCGGGCTCGGGCCGGCAACCGGCGGCACGATCGCTTCTGGCGTCCATTTCCTCTCAGCAACTGACCGCAACGCCTGGCGATTTCATCCGGGTGCGGCTGCTGGAGCTGATCGTCGAGCGGGGGCTGTCGCAGTCCGGACGGTGA
- a CDS encoding heavy metal translocating P-type ATPase yields MAENAPASSAPHAAAAALDPSLAAEIATPELDNKGAERLERQLFTALIGAVLLLMSWVGTLTDIHPDVAAIPAAVGAVMLAIPLLVQAYREVKSGKPSSSALAAIAVSAAIALQLYLAAGFLALFLRMADLILSRTAWGAQRAIRELVGLTPKIARLVTAGEERIAPLKEVKVGDVVRVRPGENLPVDGRVIRGQSDINQASLTGEAVPIEASAGTQVYAGTTNLTGQIDIEVTAIAGDTTIGKVEQLIREAESAKSARQEFVEQLASYYLPVVLMVALLVWFFTSKSADPAVSQQAIVRAITVLVVTCPGALLIAHPTAMVAAFAAAARVGIMIKQTRTLEAAARIDTVIMDKTGTLTTGRFAVSRLAPAEGVDGATLLQAAADGEQHSNHPLAKSILETARQARITPNRIERYEEAHGRGVIAHSPGGDIHVGRASWLRELNPAIAPELAKVEEKIEGMSGVHVMVGGRYLGAVGLEDKLRRNAPEVVASLRQLGVRRVCIFTGDKLGVAKRVGQAVGVDAIEAECLPEEKHEELKYLLAKGHHCLVVGDGINDGPILASADVGVAMGLSGTDIATNSAGVALMNDDLRHIPFLIELANKTRAIIAQNIGASLGLAVIGLALAATGLITLWITPVYYMLGYIFVLGNSARLVRFGEGFVEAEEARRQIEASRVVKRDRGALSARTAPAGTAG; encoded by the coding sequence ATGGCCGAGAACGCGCCTGCCTCGTCCGCCCCTCACGCCGCAGCGGCGGCGCTGGACCCGTCGCTGGCGGCGGAGATCGCCACGCCCGAACTGGACAACAAGGGGGCGGAGCGGCTGGAGCGGCAGCTTTTCACGGCCCTGATCGGCGCGGTGCTGCTGCTGATGTCGTGGGTGGGCACGTTGACCGACATTCATCCGGATGTCGCCGCCATTCCCGCCGCCGTCGGCGCAGTGATGCTGGCCATTCCCCTGCTGGTGCAGGCATACCGCGAGGTGAAGTCGGGCAAGCCGTCCAGTTCCGCGCTGGCGGCCATCGCGGTGTCGGCGGCCATCGCCCTGCAGTTGTACCTGGCGGCGGGGTTCCTGGCGCTGTTTCTGCGCATGGCCGACCTGATTCTCAGCCGCACCGCGTGGGGTGCGCAGCGGGCCATCCGCGAACTGGTCGGGCTGACGCCCAAGATCGCCCGCCTGGTCACCGCCGGTGAGGAGCGCATCGCGCCGCTGAAGGAAGTGAAGGTCGGCGATGTCGTCCGCGTGCGCCCCGGCGAGAACCTGCCGGTGGACGGACGCGTCATCCGCGGGCAGAGCGACATCAACCAGGCGTCGCTCACCGGCGAGGCGGTGCCCATCGAGGCCTCCGCGGGCACGCAGGTCTACGCCGGCACCACCAACCTCACGGGCCAGATCGATATCGAGGTGACCGCCATCGCGGGCGACACCACCATCGGCAAGGTGGAGCAGCTCATCCGCGAGGCGGAGTCGGCCAAGAGCGCGCGGCAGGAGTTCGTCGAGCAACTCGCCTCCTACTACCTGCCCGTGGTGCTGATGGTGGCGCTGCTGGTGTGGTTCTTCACCTCCAAGAGCGCGGACCCCGCGGTGAGCCAGCAGGCCATCGTGCGGGCCATCACCGTACTGGTGGTCACCTGCCCCGGCGCGCTGCTGATCGCCCACCCCACCGCCATGGTGGCGGCGTTCGCGGCGGCGGCCCGCGTGGGCATCATGATCAAGCAGACGCGCACGCTCGAGGCGGCGGCCCGCATCGACACCGTCATCATGGACAAGACCGGCACGCTCACCACCGGGCGCTTCGCGGTCAGCCGGCTGGCTCCCGCCGAGGGCGTGGACGGCGCCACGCTGCTGCAGGCGGCGGCGGACGGCGAGCAGCACTCCAATCACCCGCTGGCCAAGTCCATTCTCGAAACCGCCAGGCAGGCCCGCATCACCCCCAACCGCATCGAGCGCTACGAAGAGGCGCATGGTCGGGGCGTCATCGCCCATTCGCCAGGCGGGGACATCCACGTCGGCCGCGCCTCGTGGCTCAGGGAGCTCAACCCCGCCATCGCACCCGAACTGGCCAAGGTGGAGGAGAAGATCGAAGGCATGTCGGGCGTCCACGTGATGGTCGGCGGGCGATATCTCGGCGCCGTCGGGCTGGAGGACAAGCTCCGACGCAACGCGCCGGAGGTGGTCGCCTCGCTCCGCCAGCTGGGCGTGCGCCGCGTGTGCATCTTCACCGGCGACAAGCTGGGCGTGGCCAAGCGCGTCGGGCAGGCGGTGGGCGTAGACGCCATCGAGGCCGAGTGTCTGCCCGAGGAGAAGCACGAGGAACTCAAGTACCTGCTCGCCAAGGGGCACCACTGCCTCGTGGTGGGTGACGGCATCAACGATGGTCCCATTCTCGCCAGCGCCGACGTGGGCGTGGCCATGGGTCTGTCGGGCACGGACATCGCCACCAACTCCGCCGGCGTGGCCCTGATGAACGACGACCTGCGCCACATCCCCTTCCTCATCGAGCTCGCCAATAAGACCCGCGCCATCATTGCCCAGAACATCGGCGCGTCGCTCGGCCTGGCGGTCATCGGCCTGGCGCTGGCGGCCACGGGCCTCATCACGCTCTGGATTACTCCCGTCTATTACATGCTGGGGTACATCTTCGTGCTGGGCAACAGCGCCCGACTGGTCCGGTTCGGCGAGGGCTTCGTCGAGGCGGAGGAAGCCCGGCGTCAGATCGAAGCCAGCCGCGTCGTCAAGCGGGACCGCGGCGCCCTGAGCGCCCGGACGGCCCCGGCGGGGACCGCGGGCTGA
- the chrA gene encoding chromate efflux transporter — protein sequence MGDGLNQTAAENRHPTFRQALRFWLKLGFISFGGPTGQIAIMHAELVERKRWISEARFIHALNYCMLLPGPEAQQLATYIGWLLHRTWGGIIAGVLFVLPSMFILWGLSFIYAAYGSVPTVEAIFHGLKAAVLAIVAHAVIRIGRKVLKNWVMWTIAAAAFVAIYFLKAPFPAIIAGAGMIGFIGGVAAPRWFRVLKSHGSKGGDAGHANNQRAVLHDDQEIAAHHRPTLGRSLRVLVVCLMLWAAPILLAGGMLGWRSALAQEGIFFSKAAMVTFGGAYAVLPYVAQQAVEKHEWLSKAEMMDGLGLAETTPGPLIIVVQFVGFMGGWNHPIEWDDGTRASPLLSATLGALMATWTTFVPCFLWIFLGAPYVEGLRENVRLTSALATITAAVVGVVLNLAVWFGLHAIFPGDAVTLENVNWFVVVVAAATFLGLLRWNWGVVGVVLGCAAAGLLHGAVTGAL from the coding sequence ATGGGCGACGGCCTGAACCAAACCGCGGCCGAGAACCGACATCCCACCTTCCGCCAGGCCCTGCGGTTCTGGCTGAAACTGGGCTTCATCTCCTTCGGTGGGCCAACAGGCCAGATCGCCATCATGCACGCCGAGCTGGTCGAGCGGAAACGCTGGATCAGCGAGGCAAGGTTCATCCACGCGCTCAACTACTGCATGTTGCTGCCGGGTCCGGAGGCCCAGCAACTGGCCACGTACATCGGCTGGCTGCTTCACCGAACGTGGGGCGGCATCATTGCGGGCGTGCTCTTCGTCCTGCCCTCGATGTTCATTCTCTGGGGACTCTCCTTCATCTACGCGGCGTACGGCTCCGTGCCGACCGTGGAGGCCATCTTTCACGGGCTCAAGGCGGCGGTGCTGGCCATCGTGGCCCACGCCGTCATCCGCATCGGCCGCAAGGTGCTGAAGAACTGGGTCATGTGGACCATCGCGGCGGCGGCCTTCGTGGCGATCTACTTCCTGAAGGCCCCCTTTCCCGCGATCATCGCGGGAGCGGGCATGATCGGCTTCATCGGCGGCGTGGCGGCGCCGCGGTGGTTCCGCGTCCTGAAGTCGCACGGCTCGAAGGGCGGCGATGCGGGGCACGCCAACAACCAGCGGGCCGTCCTCCACGACGATCAGGAGATTGCGGCCCATCATCGCCCCACGCTGGGACGCTCCCTGCGCGTGCTGGTCGTGTGCCTGATGCTCTGGGCCGCGCCGATCCTGCTGGCGGGCGGCATGCTCGGCTGGCGCAGCGCGCTCGCCCAGGAAGGCATTTTCTTCTCCAAGGCGGCGATGGTCACGTTCGGCGGGGCCTACGCCGTCCTGCCCTACGTGGCCCAGCAGGCGGTGGAGAAGCACGAATGGCTCTCGAAGGCCGAGATGATGGACGGTTTGGGACTGGCGGAGACCACGCCGGGTCCGCTCATCATCGTGGTGCAGTTCGTCGGCTTCATGGGAGGGTGGAACCACCCGATCGAGTGGGACGACGGGACGAGGGCGTCTCCCCTCCTCTCCGCCACGCTGGGCGCCTTGATGGCCACGTGGACGACGTTCGTACCCTGCTTCCTGTGGATCTTCCTGGGCGCGCCGTACGTGGAAGGGCTGCGCGAGAACGTGCGGCTGACCAGCGCGCTGGCCACCATCACCGCCGCCGTGGTGGGCGTGGTGCTCAACCTCGCCGTGTGGTTCGGCCTGCACGCCATCTTCCCGGGCGATGCCGTGACGCTGGAGAACGTGAACTGGTTCGTGGTCGTCGTGGCCGCCGCCACATTTCTGGGTCTGCTCAGGTGGAACTGGGGCGTGGTGGGTGTGGTGCTGGGATGCGCCGCGGCGGGGTTGCTGCATGGAGCGGTGACGGGAGCGTTGTGA
- a CDS encoding CPBP family intramembrane metalloprotease has translation MARPKATRRASSTNAVRSNDPGPLDRYWDQSRQPLQILVFLLPLVIFYELAMLSFLRRADATFTNLAHKTLLTLFDAAGIRGLGWYLPGAVLVVVLLVSHLLSGKRWQVHAPTLGGMVVESAALTLPLLALGQLVARLQNTVLAAGMDAGRGAADVAAFDLSGRIAFSVGAGLYEELVFRMLLCNVIHAIVVDVGKASQRTGVIWAVSISSVLFMAYHWIGAGPGSSTLVVSAFYLAAGVYFGLLYEWRGFGIVVAVHALYDTITVLLMKAA, from the coding sequence ATGGCGCGCCCCAAAGCCACACGCCGCGCTTCGTCAACCAACGCCGTCCGATCCAACGATCCCGGCCCGCTGGACCGGTACTGGGATCAGTCGCGCCAGCCGCTGCAGATCCTGGTCTTCCTGCTGCCGCTCGTGATCTTCTACGAGCTGGCGATGCTGTCCTTTCTGCGGCGGGCGGACGCCACCTTCACCAATCTGGCGCACAAGACATTGCTGACGCTCTTTGACGCGGCGGGCATTCGCGGGCTGGGGTGGTATCTGCCCGGCGCGGTGCTGGTGGTCGTGCTGCTGGTGTCGCACCTGCTCAGCGGCAAGCGATGGCAGGTCCACGCGCCCACGCTGGGCGGCATGGTGGTGGAGTCCGCCGCGCTCACCCTGCCTTTGCTGGCGCTGGGGCAACTGGTGGCGCGGCTTCAGAACACAGTGCTGGCGGCGGGGATGGACGCCGGACGCGGCGCCGCGGACGTGGCCGCGTTCGACCTGAGCGGGCGCATCGCCTTCAGCGTCGGCGCGGGGCTGTACGAGGAACTGGTCTTCCGCATGCTGTTGTGCAACGTGATCCACGCCATCGTGGTGGATGTGGGCAAGGCCTCGCAGCGCACGGGGGTCATCTGGGCCGTGTCGATCTCGTCCGTGCTCTTCATGGCCTACCACTGGATCGGCGCGGGGCCGGGGTCTTCCACGCTGGTGGTCAGCGCGTTCTACCTGGCGGCGGGCGTGTACTTCGGCCTGCTCTACGAGTGGCGCGGCTTCGGCATCGTGGTGGCGGTTCACGCCCTGTACGACACCATCACCGTCCTGCTGATGAAGGCGGCGTAG
- a CDS encoding NAD(P)-dependent glycerol-3-phosphate dehydrogenase yields the protein MADKAAVIGDGQMGLVLARLLAEKGLDVVLWGPFRSEIVELVRTRKSPRRLPGLALPDSVLITAEESEACRHAAVMVDAIPTQFIRPVWSRLAPFVEPGVPIWSVSKGIEQETLLTPLQVLEQVVDGEPPSPRPSPGGRGGSAAQSPPRRPYVCVSGPTIAAELARRLPATMVAASSEPADAIQAQAVLSTPYLRIYTNDDVKGVEIAGAVKNIIAIAAGIVDGLGLGYNAKSALLARGLAEIARLGVALGARADTFYGVAGVGDLATTCFCPQGRNRTCGERLGKGESLDTITRTTDSIIEGVATTASVKRLAARLGVDMPITDAVHRILFEGLTPAEALALLMEREAKAER from the coding sequence GTGGCGGACAAAGCGGCGGTCATCGGCGATGGGCAGATGGGGCTGGTTCTGGCCCGTCTGCTGGCGGAGAAGGGGCTGGACGTGGTCCTGTGGGGGCCCTTCCGCTCCGAGATCGTCGAACTGGTCCGAACGCGCAAGTCGCCTCGCCGATTGCCGGGGCTGGCTCTGCCGGACTCGGTTCTCATCACGGCCGAGGAATCGGAGGCCTGCCGGCACGCCGCCGTCATGGTGGACGCCATTCCCACCCAGTTCATCCGCCCGGTGTGGTCGCGGCTGGCTCCCTTCGTCGAGCCGGGCGTGCCGATCTGGTCCGTGTCGAAGGGCATCGAGCAGGAAACGCTGCTGACGCCTCTGCAGGTGCTGGAGCAGGTGGTGGACGGCGAGCCGCCCTCACCCCGACCCTCTCCCGGCGGGAGAGGAGGTTCCGCCGCTCAGTCGCCGCCGCGCCGCCCGTACGTCTGCGTCTCCGGGCCGACCATCGCCGCGGAACTGGCGCGGCGACTGCCCGCGACGATGGTGGCGGCCTCGTCCGAACCCGCCGACGCGATTCAGGCGCAGGCGGTGCTGTCCACGCCGTACCTGCGCATCTACACCAACGACGATGTGAAGGGTGTCGAGATTGCCGGGGCGGTGAAGAACATCATCGCCATCGCCGCGGGCATTGTGGACGGGCTTGGACTGGGCTACAACGCCAAGTCGGCCCTGCTGGCGCGCGGGCTGGCGGAGATCGCCCGGCTGGGCGTCGCCCTCGGCGCCCGGGCCGACACCTTCTACGGCGTGGCGGGCGTGGGCGACCTGGCCACCACCTGCTTCTGCCCGCAGGGGCGCAACCGCACGTGCGGCGAGCGGCTGGGCAAGGGCGAATCGCTCGACACCATCACCCGAACCACCGACTCCATCATCGAGGGCGTCGCCACCACCGCCAGCGTGAAGCGGCTCGCCGCGCGGCTGGGCGTGGACATGCCCATCACCGACGCGGTGCACCGGATTCTCTTCGAAGGGCTTACCCCCGCCGAGGCCCTGGCCCTGCTGATGGAGCGCGAGGCGAAGGCGGAGCGGTGA